In the Victivallis sp. Marseille-Q1083 genome, one interval contains:
- a CDS encoding TetR/AcrR family transcriptional regulator: protein MSEYKISGETQSALIRAAGTLFAERGVAAVSVREITKLAGTQLNAVSYHFGGKDGLTAAVLEFVFRDWEPELLVDYVRSNEHLFQSPDGQKRLVLDLLEILFRFIYSQDQEAWINMFRMRVTIAGWRLDDDWVRRFEPVREVFMTVFRRITGNDDFTTAHCWFLNIIGGASFYAANLSLLSKVAPDEKLNFSFYRRIQHIAMQNALFGLGLITHTV, encoded by the coding sequence ATGAGTGAATATAAAATTTCCGGAGAGACGCAGAGCGCGTTGATCCGGGCGGCCGGAACGCTGTTTGCCGAACGGGGCGTGGCCGCCGTCAGTGTACGGGAAATCACCAAACTGGCCGGGACGCAATTGAATGCGGTCAGTTATCATTTCGGCGGGAAGGATGGTTTGACCGCCGCGGTGCTGGAGTTTGTTTTCCGCGACTGGGAACCGGAACTGCTGGTCGATTATGTCCGCTCCAACGAGCATCTGTTTCAGTCGCCGGACGGTCAGAAACGGTTGGTGCTGGATTTACTTGAAATTTTATTCCGGTTCATTTATTCGCAGGATCAGGAGGCGTGGATCAATATGTTCCGCATGCGGGTAACCATCGCCGGCTGGCGGTTGGACGACGACTGGGTGAGGCGTTTCGAACCGGTGCGGGAGGTGTTTATGACGGTTTTCCGGCGGATTACCGGCAATGATGATTTTACCACGGCGCACTGCTGGTTTCTGAATATCATCGGCGGCGCGAGTTTTTATGCCGCCAATTTGAGTTTGTTGTCGAAGGTTGCTCCGGATGAAAAACTTAATTTCAGTTTCTACCGCCGCATCCAGCATATTGCCATGCAGAATGCGCTTTTCGGCCTGGGATTGATTACACATACCGTTTAA
- a CDS encoding efflux RND transporter periplasmic adaptor subunit, which produces MFGKKVMPSWLGITVVLPVILLGAGCGRKGEKPAEPRLAKVETGTLQERSFQKRLRVQGTVEPVEEAVIASRTSGVLNLLAVREGQEVEPGMLLFQVDKENLENQMELAAQELNVAKDNVSTAAADLDIARTALEKAELDFKRAEQLRDARVNSLDAYEQAQTTLRKAKAVVTKNEAILSYSQSQVKQSEIKLAIARKNLDDSIMLAPFGGRVTAKFQDQDEYVADGTSILHLENQSHLELSCLISAVYYDQIEVGVTEATIFFDAEKVCLAPVTYRAACIDPLSRTFEIKVALPKDTKLVSGSLCNVDLILQQREGLGLPADAVLLRKGGKFMAYVLDDRTVDAVDVMPGISCDGFTEILNGEQLQGREFVVAGQYFVNQGDMVVKAEKAGEI; this is translated from the coding sequence ATGTTCGGGAAAAAAGTTATGCCGTCCTGGCTGGGAATAACGGTGGTATTGCCGGTGATCCTGCTCGGCGCCGGTTGTGGCAGGAAAGGCGAAAAGCCGGCAGAGCCGAGGCTTGCCAAGGTGGAGACCGGTACCCTGCAGGAACGCAGTTTCCAAAAACGGCTGCGCGTCCAGGGGACGGTGGAGCCGGTCGAGGAGGCGGTGATTGCATCGCGCACTTCCGGCGTGCTCAATCTGCTCGCCGTCAGGGAAGGGCAGGAGGTGGAGCCCGGCATGCTTCTTTTCCAGGTAGACAAGGAGAATCTGGAAAATCAGATGGAACTGGCGGCCCAGGAACTCAACGTGGCGAAGGACAACGTGTCCACCGCCGCCGCCGATCTGGATATAGCCAGAACCGCTTTGGAAAAGGCGGAGCTCGACTTCAAACGCGCCGAGCAATTGCGCGATGCCAGGGTCAATTCACTCGATGCCTATGAACAGGCCCAGACCACGCTGCGGAAAGCGAAGGCGGTGGTCACCAAAAACGAGGCGATTCTGAGTTATTCGCAATCGCAGGTGAAACAGAGTGAAATCAAGTTGGCGATTGCCAGGAAAAATCTGGACGACTCGATCATGCTTGCTCCGTTTGGCGGGAGGGTGACGGCGAAATTTCAGGACCAGGATGAATATGTCGCCGACGGCACCAGCATTCTGCACCTTGAAAACCAGTCGCATTTGGAGCTTTCCTGTTTGATCAGCGCGGTTTATTACGATCAGATCGAGGTGGGCGTGACGGAGGCGACGATTTTTTTCGACGCCGAAAAAGTCTGCCTGGCGCCGGTCACCTACCGGGCCGCCTGCATCGATCCGCTGAGCCGCACATTTGAAATCAAAGTGGCGCTGCCGAAGGATACCAAATTGGTCAGCGGCAGCCTGTGCAATGTCGATTTGATCCTTCAGCAGCGGGAAGGGCTGGGATTGCCGGCGGATGCGGTGCTGCTCAGGAAGGGCGGCAAGTTTATGGCCTATGTCCTTGACGACCGGACCGTTGACGCAGTGGATGTCATGCCGGGAATCAGTTGTGACGGCTTCACGGAAATTTTGAATGGTGAACAATTGCAAGGCCGGGAATTTGTCGTCGCCGGCCAGTATTTCGTCAATCAGGGAGATATGGTGGTGAAAGCCGAAAAGGCCGGGGAGATTTGA
- a CDS encoding GntR family transcriptional regulator, with protein MYDILTGRIASGYYPVGRKPDSVCDLQEEFKVSTTVINQTLNLLERDQLIVRVPASRCNTVTSKPLRVIVVFPEVGILPEMLPVGYSDRELVECLVGAIRLRGYRKCGCIAVAENFERKLFVEKKSILYLGIDI; from the coding sequence TTGTATGACATTCTGACCGGGCGCATCGCCTCTGGCTATTATCCGGTCGGCCGCAAACCGGACAGCGTCTGCGATTTGCAGGAGGAGTTCAAGGTCAGCACGACAGTGATCAATCAGACTTTGAATTTGCTGGAGCGTGATCAACTGATCGTCCGGGTTCCGGCCAGCCGGTGCAATACGGTGACCAGCAAGCCGTTGCGGGTGATCGTGGTTTTCCCGGAGGTGGGAATTCTGCCGGAGATGCTGCCGGTTGGCTACAGTGACCGGGAGCTGGTCGAATGTCTGGTCGGCGCGATCAGGTTGCGCGGCTACCGCAAGTGCGGCTGCATTGCGGTAGCCGAAAATTTCGAAAGAAAATTATTTGTAGAAAAAAAATCCATTTTATACTTGGGTATTGACATTTGA
- a CDS encoding efflux RND transporter permease subunit: MSLSWMSVKRPIAMCCFIIMLVLLGINAYRKIGIDLLPKFDVPYVQITTNYPGASPEEIEVEVAKRIEDAVASLDGLKHITNVCMENTCATTLEFYLGTDVDLAVHDVREKLNSVANDFPASVEPPSLTKVNINAVPVVTLFLTGDRSLDDLYDYVDDTLSDQFSSLPGVGEVRIHGGNEVQLHIVLNPEKLAAANLTIADIVNKLAANNAKVPAGRIKDHGEEISVTYDAEFRNFEALRELEISKDVGKRVYLGDVADIQLMSKEIRQEGYWNDELGVAIEIVKKSDANAVKVIDAVRKKFDTLVNRGGIPRGMTLHWFKDTGAFVQASVDDAWSSIAMGILLTAVLLFLFLPEPRSTFIIAVTMPVSVVITFAAMNMMGYTFDMMTLISLGCSAGVLVTNSIVVIENIFKKLHAGSDRKSAAADGCGEVINAVAASALTNVVVFVPVALMTSVAGMILAPFAGVMVIATLVSLFVSFTLTPILASLLLSENTRPGVWNRRFFYLWDKGYDRLAGGFDRSMLWTQRRPGVVILAIAIGSVLVCKYVVPHIGVSFMPDNDQSEFSVKLEFPSNYNIDQTRERTLEILAMLRSLPYVNATGTTIGYNNAMTGQVSQGVYLAQVTVRVKPKEERAPLETLMEEVRQELSRFQNLQYTLAIPKTNGGSGAEVTGLIAGPEFAELEKYNRIGSTILKNSGIAKDIDSSVRIGKPRINLLPRRPVLKNLGLDAVPLGTTIAGFFEGVEVGTYKVGSRTFDIRVKMEAPDGLEEAEKLTTGSLAGRPINLDVLTEQERDNVSICVIRQDKERSAWLYANPAAGAVASDVIGVLQKELAPQLPPGYRLTFAGTAEMMEDGVRDFIEVFAIAISLTYLLIAAIMESWSRPFLIMFTVPLGFVGLFLALYLSGTSLSIVGMLGGVMMIGIVVNNAILIMDECAVLSRGGTGTHQAMLSAARSKFRPIVMTSIASVAGMLPMAFGTGLGSEIRSSCGIGVVGGLTLSAILTLYLIPAMYFKFVRDTDLPKPTFGQRILGFFGIRHR; the protein is encoded by the coding sequence ATGTCTTTGAGCTGGATGTCGGTCAAACGGCCGATTGCAATGTGCTGCTTCATCATCATGCTGGTGCTGCTCGGCATCAATGCCTATCGGAAGATCGGCATTGATTTGCTGCCGAAATTCGATGTGCCTTACGTTCAGATCACCACCAATTATCCGGGCGCTTCCCCGGAGGAAATCGAAGTGGAGGTGGCGAAACGCATTGAGGACGCGGTCGCTTCGCTGGACGGCCTGAAACACATCACCAACGTCTGCATGGAAAATACCTGCGCCACGACCCTGGAGTTCTATCTCGGTACCGACGTCGATCTGGCAGTGCATGACGTGCGGGAAAAACTCAACAGCGTCGCCAATGATTTTCCCGCTTCGGTGGAACCCCCCTCGCTGACGAAGGTGAACATCAACGCGGTGCCGGTGGTTACGCTGTTCCTGACCGGCGACCGTTCGCTGGACGACCTCTACGATTATGTCGACGACACGCTTTCCGACCAGTTCTCCAGTTTGCCGGGCGTCGGAGAAGTCCGCATCCACGGCGGCAACGAGGTTCAGCTTCATATCGTGCTGAATCCCGAAAAGCTGGCCGCCGCCAACCTGACGATCGCGGATATCGTCAACAAGCTGGCCGCCAACAACGCCAAAGTGCCGGCCGGCCGCATCAAAGATCACGGCGAAGAGATCAGCGTCACTTACGATGCGGAGTTCCGCAACTTTGAAGCGCTGCGGGAATTGGAGATCAGCAAAGATGTCGGCAAACGTGTCTACCTGGGCGACGTGGCGGACATCCAGTTGATGTCCAAGGAAATCCGCCAGGAGGGGTACTGGAACGACGAACTCGGCGTTGCCATTGAGATTGTCAAGAAGAGCGATGCCAATGCGGTGAAAGTGATCGACGCGGTCCGCAAAAAATTCGATACACTGGTCAACCGCGGCGGTATCCCGCGGGGCATGACGCTGCACTGGTTCAAGGATACCGGCGCTTTTGTCCAGGCTTCGGTGGATGATGCGTGGAGCAGCATTGCCATGGGAATTTTGCTGACGGCGGTGCTGCTGTTTCTGTTTCTGCCTGAGCCGCGTTCCACTTTCATCATTGCGGTGACGATGCCGGTGTCGGTGGTGATTACCTTTGCCGCGATGAACATGATGGGATATACGTTCGACATGATGACGCTGATTTCGCTCGGCTGTTCGGCCGGCGTGCTGGTCACCAACTCGATTGTGGTAATTGAGAATATTTTCAAAAAGCTCCATGCCGGCAGCGACCGCAAGTCGGCCGCCGCCGACGGCTGCGGCGAAGTGATCAATGCGGTGGCTGCCAGCGCCCTGACCAATGTGGTGGTGTTTGTGCCGGTGGCGCTGATGACCTCGGTGGCCGGCATGATTCTGGCGCCGTTCGCCGGCGTGATGGTGATTGCGACGCTGGTGTCGTTGTTCGTCAGTTTTACTTTGACGCCGATTCTGGCGTCGCTGCTGCTGTCGGAGAATACCCGGCCGGGTGTTTGGAACCGGCGGTTTTTTTACCTCTGGGACAAGGGATATGACCGGTTGGCCGGCGGTTTCGACCGGTCGATGCTCTGGACGCAACGCCGGCCCGGCGTGGTCATCCTGGCAATCGCGATCGGCAGTGTGCTGGTCTGCAAATATGTCGTGCCGCATATCGGGGTTTCTTTCATGCCGGACAACGACCAGAGCGAGTTCTCGGTGAAACTCGAATTTCCGTCGAATTACAACATCGACCAGACCCGGGAGCGGACTCTGGAGATTCTGGCGATGCTGCGTTCGCTGCCGTATGTGAATGCCACCGGTACGACGATCGGTTACAACAATGCGATGACCGGACAGGTGTCGCAGGGGGTGTATCTGGCGCAGGTCACCGTGCGGGTCAAACCCAAAGAAGAGCGGGCCCCGCTGGAAACGCTGATGGAGGAGGTCCGGCAGGAGTTATCCCGTTTCCAGAATTTGCAATACACGCTGGCGATTCCGAAGACGAATGGCGGTTCCGGGGCGGAGGTCACCGGTTTGATTGCCGGTCCCGAGTTTGCCGAATTGGAAAAATACAATCGCATCGGTTCGACGATCCTGAAAAACAGCGGCATTGCCAAGGACATTGATTCCAGCGTCCGCATTGGCAAACCGCGCATCAATCTGCTGCCGCGCCGTCCGGTGCTGAAAAATCTCGGACTGGATGCGGTGCCGCTGGGGACGACCATCGCCGGATTTTTCGAAGGCGTTGAAGTTGGCACCTACAAGGTCGGCAGCCGGACATTCGACATCCGGGTGAAAATGGAAGCGCCGGACGGGCTGGAAGAGGCGGAAAAGCTGACGACCGGCTCCCTGGCCGGCCGGCCGATCAATCTGGACGTGCTGACCGAACAGGAGCGGGATAATGTGTCAATCTGCGTCATCCGGCAGGACAAGGAACGGTCGGCCTGGCTCTATGCCAATCCGGCCGCCGGGGCGGTGGCCAGCGATGTGATCGGCGTATTGCAGAAGGAACTGGCGCCGCAACTGCCGCCCGGTTACCGGCTGACTTTCGCCGGCACGGCGGAAATGATGGAGGACGGCGTCCGCGATTTCATCGAAGTGTTCGCGATCGCCATTTCGCTGACCTACCTGCTGATCGCGGCGATCATGGAGTCGTGGTCGCGGCCGTTTTTGATCATGTTCACGGTGCCGCTCGGGTTTGTCGGATTGTTTCTGGCGCTTTATCTGTCCGGGACATCGTTGTCGATCGTCGGGATGCTCGGCGGAGTGATGATGATTGGCATCGTCGTCAACAACGCGATCCTGATCATGGACGAGTGTGCGGTGTTGAGCCGGGGAGGAACCGGGACGCATCAGGCGATGCTCAGTGCCGCCCGGAGCAAATTCCGGCCGATTGTCATGACCTCGATCGCTTCGGTCGCCGGCATGTTGCCGATGGCGTTCGGCACCGGGCTCGGTTCGGAAATTCGTTCCAGCTGCGGTATCGGCGTGGTCGGCGGCCTGACGCTTTCGGCCATCCTGACGCTTTATCTGATTCCGGCGATGTATTTCAAGTTCGTCCGGGATACCGACTTGCCGAAGCCGACATTTGGGCAGCGCATTCTCGGTTTCTTCGGCATTCGGCACCGGTGA
- a CDS encoding thermonuclease family protein: MARTANRRRSRKSTASSQRRRGWKFLLGAVFFLLLGAVLTNLDRLDRIGLVINQAKGLLPRYARVFIPEIPYGTASENSTLTGKIIAVYDGDTATLLAQDGSRKYKIRFYGIDAPEADQEFGQDSRRALEELVLDREVRAEVLNLDPYGRAVAKIYCGDLYVNKAMLSAGMAWWYKSYAKNEIDLSMAEATARLNRRGLWQYTDPQPPWEYRKAHP; the protein is encoded by the coding sequence ATGGCAAGAACAGCAAACCGACGGCGCAGCCGCAAATCCACGGCCTCTTCCCAACGCCGGCGCGGCTGGAAATTTCTGCTGGGCGCCGTTTTTTTCCTGCTGCTGGGCGCCGTCCTGACCAATCTGGACCGGCTGGACCGCATCGGGCTGGTGATCAACCAGGCCAAAGGCCTGCTGCCCCGCTACGCGCGGGTATTCATTCCGGAGATTCCCTACGGCACCGCCAGTGAAAACAGCACCCTGACCGGCAAAATCATCGCCGTTTATGACGGCGACACCGCAACCTTGCTCGCCCAGGACGGCTCCAGGAAATATAAAATCCGTTTTTACGGCATCGACGCCCCGGAAGCGGACCAGGAGTTCGGCCAGGACTCCCGCCGGGCGCTGGAAGAGTTGGTTCTGGACAGGGAAGTTCGCGCCGAGGTGCTCAATCTGGACCCTTACGGCCGGGCGGTCGCCAAAATTTACTGCGGCGACCTCTATGTCAACAAAGCGATGCTCAGCGCCGGCATGGCCTGGTGGTACAAGAGTTACGCCAAAAATGAAATCGATCTCAGCATGGCCGAAGCCACCGCCCGCCTGAACCGGCGCGGCCTCTGGCAGTACACCGATCCGCAGCCGCCCTGGGAATACCGCAAGGCGCATCCCTGA
- a CDS encoding MATE family efflux transporter, translating into MAELKNKYQIDMCRGPLFGQIVLFSVPLMLSGILQLLFNAADLIVIGRFAPHEALAAVGATSSLTALIVNVFIGLSIGTNVLIANYYGSKNRKSVSRTVHTAILMAIIGGIALAILGIALAKPLLSLMGTPDNVLMKSCLYMWIYFGGMPFIMLYNFGSAIMRAVGDTRRPLYFLLFAGVVNVGLNLIFVLVCHMDVAGVALATVIAQGVASYLVIKCLFKARDACRLKVQTLRIDPTILKNMLWIGLPAGIQGMFFSISNITIQSSVNSFGSLAIAGNTASASLEGFVYIGSNAFHQTVVSFAGQNLGGKQYDRIRRSIIYCVVCSSLVCLVLGYGFFFDGRQLLAVYNSNPEVISWGMLRMNILFTTYFLCGIMDVMSGSLRGLGHSLMPAVITLLGVCVLRVVWVYTIFPLQPTMENLMLSYPITWIITAAANGLYLYWICRKLFRAAR; encoded by the coding sequence ATGGCGGAATTAAAAAATAAATACCAGATCGATATGTGCCGGGGGCCGTTGTTCGGCCAGATCGTGCTCTTTTCCGTGCCGCTGATGTTGTCCGGCATTCTGCAATTGCTGTTCAATGCCGCCGACCTGATCGTCATCGGCCGGTTTGCGCCGCATGAAGCGCTGGCCGCCGTCGGGGCGACCTCCTCTTTGACCGCCTTGATCGTCAATGTGTTTATCGGCCTGTCGATCGGGACGAATGTCCTGATCGCCAATTATTACGGATCAAAAAACCGGAAGAGTGTGAGCCGCACCGTTCATACCGCCATCCTGATGGCGATAATCGGCGGAATTGCGCTTGCCATCCTGGGGATTGCGCTGGCAAAACCGTTGCTGAGCCTGATGGGGACGCCGGACAACGTCCTGATGAAATCCTGTCTCTATATGTGGATTTATTTCGGCGGGATGCCGTTTATCATGTTGTACAATTTCGGCAGCGCCATCATGCGGGCGGTGGGAGATACCCGCCGTCCGTTGTATTTCCTGCTGTTCGCCGGCGTCGTCAATGTCGGATTGAATCTGATTTTCGTGCTGGTCTGCCATATGGACGTCGCCGGGGTTGCCCTGGCGACCGTCATCGCGCAGGGTGTCGCCTCCTATCTGGTCATCAAATGCCTCTTCAAGGCGAGAGATGCCTGCCGGCTGAAAGTGCAAACGCTGCGGATCGATCCGACGATTTTGAAGAATATGTTGTGGATCGGGTTGCCGGCCGGCATCCAGGGAATGTTTTTTTCCATCTCCAATATCACGATCCAGTCTTCGGTCAACTCCTTCGGTTCCTTGGCGATCGCCGGCAACACGGCTTCCGCCAGTCTGGAGGGATTCGTTTATATCGGTTCGAACGCTTTTCATCAGACCGTGGTCAGCTTTGCCGGGCAAAACCTGGGCGGGAAACAATATGACCGGATTCGCCGAAGCATCATCTACTGTGTCGTCTGCTCCTCGCTGGTCTGCCTGGTTCTGGGATACGGTTTCTTTTTCGACGGCCGGCAGTTGCTTGCCGTCTATAATTCGAATCCCGAGGTGATTTCCTGGGGGATGCTGCGGATGAATATCCTTTTTACCACCTATTTCCTCTGTGGAATCATGGATGTCATGAGCGGCAGCCTGCGGGGACTGGGACACTCGCTGATGCCGGCCGTCATCACCCTGCTGGGGGTTTGCGTCCTGCGGGTGGTCTGGGTCTATACGATATTTCCGCTGCAGCCCACTATGGAGAATTTGATGTTGTCCTATCCGATCACCTGGATCATTACTGCGGCGGCAAATGGCCTCTATCTCTACTGGATTTGCCGGAAGCTGTTTCGAGCCGCAAGGTGA
- the mutS gene encoding DNA mismatch repair protein MutS, whose translation MSNEVVLTPMMKQYRAAKAEIPPDAVLLFRLGDFYEMFFEDAARVSSVLDIVLTKRGGVPMCGFPYHALDIQLPRLLTSGVKVAIAEQLEDPRLAKGIVKRAVTRIITPGTVVDSTVLQPERNNFLLALLERKDRFALASLDISTAEFRVTEIAGQDKLETELNRLGSRECIVPKSLYEGWEKDGNFPKTNDKLLYTPLDDWIFAFDCSEELLKRHFGVLSLDGFGCRNLPLAVSAAGAVLYYATENLRQNATHITKLSVYNPAQSLELDAISQRNLELVEPMFGTDKSGTLLHVLDRTVTPMGGRLLRSWILRPLYDREAINRRLDAVEALKDDPLTLAELHETLGIVRDLERIIARLNLGNANARDLLALANSVSVLPGVKALLENFATPLLEEVDQAIPVLPELAERIAAAIVEEPPLGLNDGGVFKTGYNAALDEFRQAATEGKNWLSSIQQREQERTTIKSLKVKYNQVFGYYIEISKANLNLVPDDYIRKQTLVNAERFITPELKELESKILGAEDKAKALEYQLFQELREYVLGFTREIQTAAANLAILDVICSLAECARDRRYQRPHILEDNTLEIIGGRHPVLDANMTSERFVPNDVHLDGDRHRMMIITGPNMAGKSTYIRQTALLVLMAQMGSFIPVDSANIGLVDRIFTRVGAADDLSRGQSTFMVEMVETANILNHATPKSLVILDEIGRGTSTFDGLSIAWAVAEYLHDDEHCRCRTQFATHYHELTELAKTKRGVDNYNVAVKEYGEQIIFLRQIVPGGTDKSYGIHVAKLAGLPRAVVDRANAILESLENSAAKPQQERMPGSHHLAESTVPYQAKRRKKAMENDTPEDSQQLRLF comes from the coding sequence ATGAGCAATGAAGTAGTCTTGACGCCAATGATGAAGCAGTACCGCGCCGCCAAAGCGGAAATTCCGCCGGATGCGGTGTTGCTGTTCCGGCTCGGCGACTTCTACGAAATGTTCTTCGAGGACGCGGCGCGGGTCAGCAGCGTTCTGGATATCGTACTGACCAAACGCGGCGGCGTGCCGATGTGCGGCTTTCCCTACCATGCGCTGGACATCCAGTTGCCGCGGCTGCTGACTTCCGGCGTTAAGGTGGCGATCGCCGAACAACTGGAAGATCCGCGGCTGGCCAAAGGCATCGTCAAACGGGCGGTCACCCGGATCATTACGCCGGGAACGGTCGTCGACAGCACGGTGCTACAGCCGGAACGCAACAACTTCCTGTTGGCCCTGCTGGAACGCAAAGACCGTTTCGCCCTCGCCTCGCTGGACATCAGCACGGCAGAATTCCGGGTGACCGAAATCGCCGGACAGGACAAGCTGGAAACCGAACTGAACCGGCTCGGCAGCCGGGAATGTATCGTACCGAAAAGTTTATACGAAGGCTGGGAAAAGGACGGTAATTTTCCGAAAACCAACGATAAACTGCTCTATACGCCGCTGGACGACTGGATTTTCGCCTTCGACTGTTCGGAAGAGCTTCTGAAACGCCATTTCGGCGTTCTTTCGCTGGACGGTTTCGGCTGCCGCAACCTGCCGCTGGCGGTTTCCGCCGCCGGCGCGGTGCTGTATTACGCCACTGAAAACCTCCGGCAGAACGCCACCCATATCACCAAACTGAGCGTCTACAACCCGGCGCAATCGCTGGAGCTGGATGCCATCTCGCAGCGCAATCTCGAATTGGTCGAGCCGATGTTCGGCACCGACAAATCCGGAACGCTGCTGCATGTGCTGGACCGCACGGTGACGCCAATGGGGGGCCGGTTATTGCGCAGTTGGATTTTGAGACCGCTGTATGACCGCGAGGCGATCAACCGCCGGCTCGACGCCGTCGAAGCGCTCAAGGACGACCCGCTGACGCTGGCCGAACTGCATGAAACGCTCGGCATCGTCCGCGACCTGGAGCGGATCATCGCCCGCCTGAACCTCGGCAACGCCAACGCCCGCGACCTGCTGGCGCTGGCCAACAGCGTCAGCGTGCTGCCGGGCGTCAAAGCGCTGCTGGAAAATTTCGCCACGCCGCTGCTCGAAGAAGTCGACCAGGCGATTCCGGTGCTGCCGGAGCTGGCGGAACGCATCGCCGCCGCCATCGTCGAGGAGCCGCCGCTCGGCCTCAACGACGGCGGCGTCTTCAAAACCGGTTACAACGCCGCGCTGGATGAATTCCGGCAGGCCGCCACCGAAGGCAAGAACTGGCTCAGCTCCATTCAGCAGCGCGAACAGGAACGCACGACGATCAAGTCGCTGAAGGTCAAATACAACCAGGTGTTCGGCTACTACATTGAAATCAGCAAGGCCAATTTGAATCTGGTGCCGGACGATTATATCCGCAAGCAGACGCTGGTCAACGCTGAACGCTTCATCACCCCGGAACTCAAGGAGCTGGAAAGCAAGATCCTCGGCGCCGAGGACAAAGCCAAAGCGCTCGAATACCAGCTCTTCCAGGAGTTGCGGGAATACGTCCTCGGCTTTACCCGGGAAATCCAGACCGCCGCCGCCAATCTGGCCATCCTCGATGTCATCTGTTCGCTGGCCGAATGCGCCCGCGACCGCCGTTACCAGCGGCCGCATATTCTGGAAGATAACACTCTGGAGATCATCGGCGGCCGCCATCCGGTACTCGACGCCAATATGACTTCCGAGCGTTTCGTTCCCAACGATGTCCACCTCGACGGCGACCGCCACCGGATGATGATCATCACCGGGCCGAACATGGCCGGCAAATCGACCTATATCCGCCAGACCGCGCTGCTGGTGCTGATGGCGCAGATGGGGTCCTTCATCCCGGTCGATTCCGCCAACATCGGACTGGTCGACCGGATTTTCACCCGGGTCGGCGCGGCCGACGACCTCTCCCGCGGCCAGAGTACCTTCATGGTTGAAATGGTCGAAACCGCCAATATCCTCAACCACGCCACGCCGAAAAGCCTGGTCATTCTCGACGAGATCGGCCGCGGCACCAGCACCTTCGACGGGCTGAGCATCGCCTGGGCGGTTGCCGAATACCTGCATGATGATGAACATTGCCGCTGCCGGACCCAGTTCGCCACCCATTACCACGAATTGACCGAACTGGCCAAAACCAAACGCGGCGTCGACAATTACAACGTCGCAGTCAAGGAGTACGGCGAACAGATTATCTTCCTGCGGCAGATCGTGCCGGGCGGCACCGATAAAAGCTACGGCATTCATGTCGCCAAGCTCGCCGGTCTGCCACGGGCAGTCGTCGACCGGGCCAACGCCATTCTGGAGTCACTGGAAAACAGCGCCGCCAAACCGCAGCAGGAGCGCATGCCCGGCAGCCACCATCTGGCCGAGAGCACGGTGCCCTATCAGGCCAAACGGCGCAAAAAGGCGATGGAAAACGATACGCCGGAAGATTCCCAGCAATTGCGCCTGTTCTGA